In Streptomyces sp. NBC_00483, a single window of DNA contains:
- a CDS encoding cobalamin B12-binding domain-containing protein, whose translation MTTSDVTTHATSDVTTRTTSGVTTHTASHATSDITAHTASGVTAHRAAPSHDELREQLWRAAVDCDVIHAVALVRYAVGDGTSSQVLAAAERTLLQLIAPVQERVGIQWAANAITVAQEHAATAINERCVSAVADLAAPALADAAPLGRVTVACVDGEWHALPARLVAEVLRLRGWHVDYLGAQVPTEHLMAHLHQRPTDAVLLSSSISAHLPTAHTAISACQASGVPVMAGGAAFGPQGRYAHRMQAAWAPDALGAHTLLKQGLERPTADAARLPDLDLPHLNDQEYTLVRQTKRQLVTQTLTDIEDAFPPMRSYTEYQLERTAEDIDHIVTHLATAVYVDDADLFTVFITWTADILRARNVPPQSLLPALDSLRRQLNDFPRATGILTAARTALAVPAPAPGQPA comes from the coding sequence ATGACCACATCAGACGTCACCACACACGCCACATCAGATGTCACCACACGCACCACATCAGGCGTCACCACACACACCGCATCACACGCCACGTCAGACATCACCGCACACACCGCATCAGGAGTCACCGCACACAGGGCGGCGCCCAGTCACGACGAACTCCGCGAGCAGTTGTGGCGCGCGGCGGTCGACTGCGACGTGATCCATGCCGTGGCCCTCGTACGGTATGCCGTGGGCGACGGCACTTCCTCGCAGGTGCTGGCCGCGGCGGAGCGGACGCTGCTGCAGCTGATCGCGCCGGTGCAGGAACGCGTCGGCATCCAATGGGCGGCCAACGCCATCACGGTGGCGCAGGAGCACGCGGCGACCGCCATCAACGAACGCTGCGTCTCTGCCGTCGCCGATCTGGCCGCTCCCGCACTGGCCGACGCGGCGCCGCTGGGCCGGGTGACGGTGGCCTGCGTGGACGGTGAATGGCACGCCCTGCCCGCCCGCCTGGTCGCCGAGGTGCTGCGCCTGCGCGGCTGGCACGTGGACTACTTGGGCGCACAGGTCCCCACCGAGCACCTCATGGCCCACCTCCACCAACGGCCGACCGACGCCGTACTGCTGTCCTCGTCGATCTCCGCGCATCTGCCCACCGCCCACACGGCGATCAGCGCCTGCCAGGCCTCCGGCGTCCCCGTCATGGCCGGCGGCGCCGCGTTCGGCCCCCAAGGCCGTTACGCCCACCGCATGCAGGCCGCCTGGGCCCCGGACGCCCTCGGTGCCCACACCCTGCTGAAGCAGGGCCTCGAACGGCCCACCGCGGACGCGGCCCGCCTGCCCGACCTGGACCTGCCGCATCTGAACGACCAGGAGTACACGCTAGTAAGGCAGACGAAACGGCAGCTGGTCACCCAGACCCTCACCGACATCGAGGACGCGTTCCCTCCCATGCGCTCCTACACCGAGTACCAACTCGAGCGCACCGCCGAGGACATCGACCACATCGTCACTCACCTGGCCACCGCCGTGTACGTCGACGACGCCGACCTGTTCACCGTCTTCATCACGTGGACCGCCGACATCCTCCGGGCCCGGAACGTCCCGCCGCAGAGCCTGCTGCCCGCCCTCGACTCCCTGCGGCGCCAACTGAACGACTTTCCGCGCGCCACCGGCATCCTCACCGCCGCGCGTACCGCCCTTGCCGTTCCCGCACCCGCTCCCGGACAGCCCGCATGA
- a CDS encoding S66 peptidase family protein, with protein MTATALPELLRPRALKPGDLVVVASLSGPLQAQYEPDLEQAVVVLERMGFRVRRAPLLEAGRHHWWSAATPAETAGEFNALLRDPEVRAIIAHDGGSSALGYLDLIDVEAIVADPKPILGYSDISLLHLVLFARTGLVGFHADVATPGLGGHWQSAPAARRAELEKLYSTLLTGEEAIGALPTTPSWECWRAGRAEGRLIGGLLNRIVLAQATRYALPLERFDGAVLFWEEMGCQAAHVWSYLQVLRHSGILDRISGMVVGIPCAIDGLDSPDASPSLPEMVLDVLGDRDIPVLGNVEFGHAGPNLPMPVGTRVALDAQQRTLSLLEPAVRPLKVTGPDD; from the coding sequence GTGACCGCTACCGCGCTGCCCGAACTCCTTCGCCCCCGTGCCCTGAAGCCCGGAGATCTGGTCGTTGTCGCGTCGCTGTCCGGGCCGCTGCAGGCCCAGTACGAGCCCGACCTCGAGCAGGCGGTGGTCGTACTTGAGCGGATGGGATTCCGTGTGCGTCGGGCGCCGCTCCTCGAAGCGGGGCGGCACCATTGGTGGAGTGCGGCAACACCGGCGGAAACCGCCGGGGAATTCAACGCACTTCTGCGTGATCCCGAGGTGCGCGCCATCATCGCGCATGACGGCGGCAGTTCAGCACTCGGCTACCTCGACCTGATCGACGTCGAGGCGATCGTCGCCGACCCCAAGCCGATCCTCGGTTACAGCGACATCTCACTGCTGCACCTCGTGCTCTTCGCGCGCACGGGGCTGGTCGGCTTCCACGCCGACGTGGCCACGCCTGGACTCGGCGGGCACTGGCAGTCCGCGCCCGCGGCACGCAGGGCGGAACTCGAGAAGCTCTACTCGACGTTGCTGACCGGCGAGGAGGCGATCGGTGCGCTGCCGACCACCCCGTCGTGGGAGTGCTGGCGTGCCGGTCGCGCCGAGGGACGACTGATCGGCGGGCTGCTCAATCGCATCGTGCTGGCACAGGCAACGCGTTACGCGCTGCCGCTCGAGCGGTTCGACGGCGCGGTGCTGTTCTGGGAGGAGATGGGCTGCCAGGCGGCCCATGTGTGGAGCTACCTACAGGTGCTGCGGCACAGCGGCATCCTCGACCGCATCTCCGGCATGGTCGTGGGAATCCCGTGCGCGATCGACGGACTCGACTCGCCCGACGCCTCCCCGTCCCTGCCCGAGATGGTCCTCGACGTCCTCGGTGACCGCGACATCCCTGTCCTGGGCAACGTCGAGTTCGGACACGCCGGCCCGAACCTCCCGATGCCCGTCGGTACTCGCGTCGCCCTCGACGCGCAGCAGCGGACCTTGTCACTGCTCGAACCTGCGGTACGTCCGCTCAAAGTGACCGGCCCGGACGACTGA
- a CDS encoding carbohydrate kinase family protein, whose translation MIVVAGEALIDLVPQAHGDVTASLLPARGGGPYNTAIALGRLGAGVSFCSRISTDAFGAALVERLRAERVGTGLIQRGPEPTTLALASIDAGGSAAFSFYVEGSADRLFELPGELGADTRALSLGTCSLILEPGASAYEELMRREAGRGIFIALDPNIRAGLIPDADAYRARFKSWLPYVSLLKLSEEDADWLGPDVEGWLAAGPAAVVITRGGDGLTVFTRDGREFSVPGERVDVVDTIGAGDTVNAALLYALSERDLLSARALASAPGRTWREVLAFAARAAAITCSRAGAEPPNAGEMRTGSAPPFN comes from the coding sequence GTGATCGTCGTCGCCGGTGAGGCATTGATCGACCTGGTGCCGCAGGCCCATGGTGACGTGACCGCGTCCCTGCTGCCCGCGCGCGGTGGTGGCCCGTACAACACGGCCATCGCGCTCGGGCGGCTCGGGGCGGGGGTCTCCTTCTGCTCGCGGATCTCGACGGACGCGTTCGGCGCCGCGCTCGTCGAGCGGCTGCGCGCCGAGCGGGTGGGCACCGGACTCATCCAGCGTGGCCCCGAGCCGACCACGCTCGCCCTCGCCTCGATCGACGCGGGCGGCTCTGCCGCGTTCAGCTTCTACGTCGAGGGCAGCGCGGACCGGCTCTTCGAGCTGCCGGGTGAACTGGGGGCCGATACAAGGGCGTTGTCGCTCGGGACGTGCTCGCTCATCCTCGAACCGGGGGCGAGCGCGTACGAGGAGCTGATGCGGCGCGAGGCGGGGCGCGGGATCTTCATCGCCCTCGACCCGAACATCAGGGCCGGCCTCATCCCGGACGCGGACGCCTACCGGGCCCGTTTCAAGAGCTGGCTGCCGTATGTCTCCCTGCTGAAGCTGAGCGAGGAGGACGCGGACTGGCTGGGGCCCGATGTCGAGGGGTGGCTCGCGGCAGGTCCGGCCGCCGTCGTGATCACCCGTGGCGGCGACGGCCTGACGGTCTTCACCCGGGACGGCCGGGAGTTCTCCGTGCCCGGCGAACGCGTCGACGTCGTGGACACGATCGGCGCGGGCGACACCGTGAACGCCGCGCTGCTGTACGCGCTGTCCGAGCGGGACCTCCTCTCGGCGCGGGCCCTCGCCTCGGCCCCGGGCCGCACCTGGAGGGAAGTGCTCGCCTTCGCCGCCCGCGCGGCGGCGATCACCTGCTCGCGGGCGGGGGCCGAGCCGCCGAACGCGGGTGAGATGCGGACCGGCTCGGCGCCACCCTTCAACTGA
- a CDS encoding oligosaccharide MFS transporter, which produces MTTQSPATESRAAQSPAATAPGRSRRGLNFTLISAALFMFFVTWSLSWSLFSIWLTQDIGLSAGRSSLVVSANAIGCLLTMPVYGFIQDRLGLRKNLLYWVGGLMLLVGPMYIYVYGPLLKTHFALGLIVGSAYLAMAFAVAVATLESYAERLGRFHGFEFGRARMFGSLGWAAATFFAGRLFNIDPDLNFWAASVAAAVFVVLLVAIRVTNGRRAAAVDHAASSVSVADVKSLLAYPAFWGLLLFVVAVTATYNTYDAMFPSYFASLFSTTADGNRMYSDLNSVQVFLEAGGMALAPFLVNRLGPKRSLLVSGCIMATRICLSGLVTDPVAISAVKLLHAVELPIMLIAIFKYINRHFEPRLSSSIYLVGFQLATQVGAAVISPLAGIGYDSIGYAHTYLIMSGFVAAFTLISVRTLRTDGKGLPEAVAPVVTEPAPEPAKV; this is translated from the coding sequence ATGACCACCCAGAGCCCGGCCACCGAGAGCCGAGCGGCTCAGAGCCCCGCCGCGACCGCCCCGGGGAGAAGCAGGCGCGGCCTGAACTTCACCCTGATCAGCGCGGCACTCTTCATGTTCTTCGTGACCTGGTCGCTGTCCTGGTCACTGTTCTCCATCTGGCTCACGCAGGACATCGGACTGAGCGCGGGCCGCAGCTCCCTGGTTGTCAGCGCCAACGCCATCGGCTGCCTGCTGACCATGCCGGTCTACGGCTTCATCCAGGACCGCCTCGGCCTGCGCAAGAACCTTCTGTACTGGGTCGGCGGCCTGATGCTGCTCGTCGGCCCGATGTACATCTACGTCTACGGCCCGCTCCTGAAGACCCATTTCGCGCTCGGCCTGATCGTCGGCTCCGCCTATCTGGCCATGGCGTTCGCGGTCGCCGTCGCCACGCTGGAGAGCTACGCCGAGCGGCTCGGCCGCTTCCACGGCTTCGAGTTCGGCCGGGCCAGGATGTTCGGGTCGCTCGGCTGGGCCGCGGCGACCTTCTTCGCGGGGCGCCTCTTCAACATCGACCCGGACCTGAACTTCTGGGCCGCCTCCGTCGCCGCCGCCGTCTTCGTCGTGCTCCTGGTGGCGATCCGCGTGACGAACGGCCGCCGGGCCGCCGCCGTCGACCATGCCGCGTCATCCGTCTCGGTCGCCGACGTGAAGTCGCTCCTCGCGTACCCGGCGTTCTGGGGGCTGCTGCTCTTCGTGGTCGCGGTGACGGCGACGTACAACACGTACGACGCGATGTTCCCCTCGTACTTCGCCTCGCTCTTCTCCACCACCGCCGACGGCAACCGCATGTACAGCGACCTCAACTCCGTCCAGGTCTTCCTGGAGGCGGGCGGCATGGCGCTCGCGCCGTTCCTGGTCAACCGGTTGGGGCCGAAGCGGTCACTGCTCGTCTCCGGCTGCATCATGGCGACCCGGATCTGTCTGTCCGGCCTTGTCACCGATCCGGTCGCGATCTCCGCGGTGAAACTCCTGCACGCGGTCGAGCTGCCGATCATGCTGATCGCGATCTTCAAGTACATCAACCGGCACTTCGAGCCCCGGCTCTCGTCCTCGATCTACCTCGTCGGCTTCCAGTTGGCGACGCAGGTCGGCGCGGCCGTCATCTCCCCGCTCGCGGGCATCGGCTACGACAGCATCGGCTACGCCCACACGTACCTGATCATGTCGGGCTTCGTCGCCGCGTTCACCCTGATCTCGGTCCGCACGCTGCGGACCGACGGGAAGGGGTTGCCGGAGGCCGTGGCGCCGGTGGTCACGGAGCCGGCTCCCGAACCGGCCAAGGTCTGA
- a CDS encoding glycoside hydrolase family 32 protein: MTEADDRNIPSHHVRPAAGQWCNDPNGPLFHADRYHLFFQHNPGAPVWGDIHWGHASSPDLVTWTDEGIALAPTPGGRDARGAWSGCAVVDDGVPTAVYTGMDRDDGIGSVMLARATDDLITELKAEPQPVVAGPPPGLDLVAFRDPYLFSYEGQRWALIGAGHRGSGAGDVLLYRVDSLTEWTYAGSLVDAADPVAGRIAGPATAWECPALLPTGDGRWVLLLSLWIDDITYSTSYLVGDLRAAGDGLRFVPATGGMLDHGRDFYAPTALVEDDRTLLWGWSWESRTEQESVAAGWAGCLTHPREIGVHPDGTLRLAPARELTALRGTPLPVGADLPAAYEIELDVRVGLPDSEVVLSLGSAVSLRVNPTRGTLVLDRTGTPATASHPLPRTPEAIASVPGGTRSHLRVLMDGPLIEAFVDERAMLTEKVYPAPVGRYEVTVVRGSAEVETRAWEYGGRH; encoded by the coding sequence ATGACTGAGGCAGACGACCGGAACATCCCGAGTCACCATGTACGTCCTGCCGCCGGGCAGTGGTGCAACGACCCCAACGGGCCGCTCTTCCACGCCGACCGCTACCACCTCTTCTTCCAGCACAACCCCGGCGCCCCGGTCTGGGGAGACATCCACTGGGGCCATGCGTCGAGCCCCGACCTTGTCACCTGGACCGACGAGGGCATCGCGCTCGCACCGACACCCGGCGGCCGGGACGCACGCGGCGCCTGGTCCGGCTGCGCGGTCGTCGACGACGGGGTGCCCACCGCCGTCTACACGGGCATGGACCGCGACGACGGCATCGGCTCGGTGATGCTGGCCCGCGCCACGGACGACCTGATCACCGAGCTGAAGGCCGAGCCCCAGCCGGTCGTCGCGGGACCGCCGCCCGGCCTCGACCTCGTCGCCTTCCGCGACCCGTACCTCTTCTCGTACGAAGGGCAACGCTGGGCCCTGATCGGCGCGGGACACCGGGGGAGCGGGGCCGGGGACGTGCTGCTCTACCGCGTGGACTCGCTCACCGAGTGGACCTACGCCGGTTCGCTCGTCGACGCCGCCGACCCGGTGGCGGGCCGGATCGCCGGACCCGCCACGGCATGGGAGTGCCCGGCACTGCTGCCGACGGGCGACGGCCGCTGGGTGCTGCTCCTCTCGCTGTGGATCGACGACATCACGTACTCGACGTCGTATCTCGTCGGCGACCTGCGGGCGGCGGGCGACGGCCTGCGTTTCGTGCCCGCGACCGGCGGAATGCTCGACCACGGCAGGGACTTCTACGCCCCCACCGCCCTGGTCGAGGACGACCGCACCCTGCTGTGGGGCTGGAGCTGGGAGTCACGCACCGAGCAGGAGTCCGTGGCCGCGGGCTGGGCGGGCTGCCTCACCCACCCGCGCGAGATCGGCGTCCACCCGGACGGCACCCTGCGGCTCGCCCCCGCCCGCGAGTTGACCGCGCTGCGCGGGACACCGCTGCCCGTCGGCGCGGACCTTCCTGCGGCGTACGAGATCGAACTCGATGTACGGGTCGGCCTGCCCGACAGCGAGGTGGTCCTGAGCCTCGGCTCGGCGGTGTCCCTCAGGGTGAACCCGACCCGCGGGACGCTCGTCCTGGACCGCACCGGCACTCCCGCGACGGCGTCGCATCCACTGCCCCGGACGCCCGAGGCGATCGCGAGCGTGCCCGGCGGCACACGGTCCCACCTGCGGGTCCTGATGGACGGCCCGCTGATCGAGGCGTTCGTCGACGAGCGGGCGATGCTCACGGAGAAGGTGTATCCCGCTCCCGTGGGGCGTTACGAGGTGACGGTGGTGCGTGGCTCGGCGGAGGTGGAGACGCGGGCTTGGGAGTACGGCGGTCGGCACTGA
- a CDS encoding LacI family DNA-binding transcriptional regulator, with translation MSRPTALDVAELAGVSRAAVSFVFSGRAAGNLSAKTQARIRKAADQLGYRPDEVARSLRKQRSAVIGLLSDEIATSPFAGRLVLGAMEAARERGHQVLLMESRLDPAAEAEAVAELRARRVDGIVYAAMSMRRTAVPEGIDPSRAVLANCLPRKPGSYASVVPNERKGGRSAVNVLIEAGHRDIALLGGSTGDIAASDRARGFRDGLRAAGITAREEWVLRAGWQIDEGYAAAMRVLDGPARPTGVVCANDRMATGALLAAARLGIDVPTELSVVGYDDQDQMAGHLVPALTTIALPHHEMGATAVRMLLDASEADEPVDRETARRLTCPVVTRDSVCPPTGAR, from the coding sequence GTGAGCCGCCCCACCGCCCTCGATGTCGCCGAGCTTGCCGGGGTGTCACGCGCCGCCGTGTCCTTCGTCTTCAGCGGCCGCGCCGCGGGGAACCTCTCCGCCAAGACCCAAGCGCGGATCAGGAAGGCCGCCGATCAACTCGGTTACCGCCCCGACGAAGTGGCGCGCTCGCTGCGCAAGCAGCGCAGCGCGGTGATCGGACTGCTCAGCGACGAGATCGCGACGAGCCCGTTCGCCGGCCGTCTGGTGCTCGGCGCGATGGAGGCGGCCCGTGAGCGCGGGCACCAGGTGCTGCTCATGGAGTCCCGCCTCGACCCGGCCGCCGAGGCGGAGGCGGTCGCCGAGCTGCGGGCCCGCCGGGTGGACGGGATCGTGTACGCGGCGATGTCCATGCGCCGCACCGCCGTACCCGAGGGCATCGACCCGTCTCGGGCCGTGCTCGCCAACTGCCTGCCGCGCAAGCCCGGTTCGTACGCTTCGGTGGTGCCGAACGAACGCAAGGGCGGCCGTTCCGCGGTGAATGTGCTCATCGAGGCGGGACACCGCGACATCGCGCTGCTCGGCGGCTCGACCGGTGACATCGCCGCGTCGGACCGGGCGCGCGGCTTCCGCGACGGACTGCGGGCCGCCGGGATCACCGCGCGCGAGGAGTGGGTGCTCCGCGCGGGCTGGCAGATCGACGAAGGGTACGCGGCGGCGATGCGGGTGCTCGACGGTCCTGCCCGGCCGACGGGCGTGGTCTGCGCGAACGACCGGATGGCCACGGGCGCGCTGCTCGCCGCGGCCCGCCTGGGCATCGACGTACCCACCGAACTGTCGGTCGTCGGCTACGACGACCAGGACCAGATGGCCGGCCACCTGGTCCCCGCCCTGACGACGATCGCGCTCCCGCACCACGAGATGGGCGCGACCGCGGTCCGTATGCTCCTCGACGCCTCCGAGGCGGACGAGCCGGTGGACCGGGAGACCGCGCGCCGCCTGACGTGCCCCGTGGTCACCCGGGACTCGGTTTGCCCGCCGACGGGGGCCCGCTGA
- a CDS encoding LacI family DNA-binding transcriptional regulator: MGRDADRSERPTSKDVARLAGVSHTAVSFVFNGRAEGNLSPATQARIRKAAEQLGYRPNAVARGLRRRRTAVIGLVTDHIASSPFAGALLRGAMETAWNREHLVLTVDSTGDLAKEDAAVAELLDRRVDGIIYAAMSLRSARVPAGLKRTFAVFANCLPGDGSLAAVIPAERSGGRAAAKLLLDAGHRRVALVGGLDDIASAERLRGFRDALRTVGERAGEDRIVRGGGEISAGYAGAMRLLDGVPAERRPTGIVCYNDRVAAGVLHAAARLGIDVPGELSLVGYDDQEHMAGFLDPPLTTVALPHRAMGEVATGLLLDAIENATPPAVEVRRLECPVVVRDSVGPPRS, from the coding sequence CTGGGCAGGGACGCGGACAGGTCCGAGCGGCCGACGTCGAAGGACGTCGCGCGTCTCGCCGGTGTCTCGCACACCGCCGTCTCCTTCGTCTTCAACGGCCGGGCCGAAGGCAATCTCTCGCCCGCCACCCAGGCGCGCATCCGCAAGGCCGCCGAGCAACTCGGCTACCGGCCCAACGCCGTCGCCCGCGGCCTGCGCCGCCGTCGAACGGCCGTGATCGGCCTGGTCACCGACCACATTGCCTCGTCGCCTTTCGCCGGGGCGCTGCTGCGCGGCGCGATGGAGACCGCCTGGAACCGTGAACACCTGGTGCTCACCGTCGACTCCACCGGCGACCTCGCCAAGGAGGACGCGGCCGTCGCCGAGCTCCTGGACCGGCGGGTGGACGGCATCATCTACGCCGCCATGTCCCTGCGCTCCGCCCGTGTCCCCGCGGGCCTGAAGCGCACCTTCGCGGTGTTCGCCAACTGCCTTCCCGGCGACGGCTCGCTGGCCGCGGTGATCCCCGCCGAGCGGTCCGGTGGCCGGGCGGCGGCCAAGCTCCTCCTCGACGCGGGGCATCGCAGGGTCGCCCTGGTCGGCGGGCTCGACGACATCGCGTCGGCGGAGCGCCTGCGCGGTTTCCGGGACGCGCTGCGGACGGTGGGGGAGCGCGCGGGCGAGGACCGGATCGTGCGCGGCGGAGGCGAGATCTCTGCCGGCTACGCGGGAGCGATGCGCCTGCTGGACGGCGTGCCGGCCGAGCGGCGCCCCACGGGCATCGTCTGCTACAACGACCGGGTCGCGGCGGGTGTCCTGCACGCCGCGGCCCGGCTCGGCATCGACGTCCCCGGTGAGCTCTCGCTGGTCGGCTACGACGATCAGGAGCACATGGCGGGGTTCCTGGACCCGCCACTGACCACCGTCGCGTTGCCGCACCGTGCCATGGGGGAGGTGGCGACGGGGCTGCTTCTGGACGCCATCGAGAACGCCACGCCGCCTGCCGTGGAGGTCCGGCGTCTGGAGTGTCCCGTGGTGGTGCGTGACTCGGTGGGGCCGCCTCGTTCGTGA
- a CDS encoding glycoside hydrolase family 32 protein: MSTHRLEPDENDAHAPRFRVRPPANWINDPNGPFRWRGRYHLFYQHNPDAPIHTNMHWGHVSSADLAHWEHHPIALTPTPGGPDEGGCWSGCVVSDAGVPTAVYTGVDHAHTGLGTICLAQASPDSRELTTWRTLPEPVVSGPPPGLDVTMFRDPFVFRHGGRRWAVVGAGHADGTPSVLLYDCDDLKSWRFAGVLVDGHDPVAEKAFGDGAVGWECPQLFEGDGGDWTLVVSLWDGSPLSTGYLTGRLTTGRDGDLTGFTPRVGGPLDLGRDCYAPAVLHDTAAGRNLLWGWSWEARGQREVDEAGWSGVLTAPRVVGTHPDGTVRVRPAPELQLLRARTPFVTEQGSRTPLPLAYDIEVTAVASTTITLLRAASGAELTLTLDPAAGTATLDRTGWPRERPDGAASITLTSTPASPAGLDVRILVDGSLLELFVADRAVATERIYTRPDDIAELTVAGEGARVTGWEVTPPGHE; encoded by the coding sequence TTGAGCACGCACCGCCTCGAACCCGACGAGAACGATGCCCACGCCCCGCGCTTCCGGGTCAGACCTCCCGCGAACTGGATCAACGACCCCAACGGTCCCTTCCGTTGGCGCGGCCGCTACCACCTCTTCTACCAGCACAACCCCGACGCCCCCATACACACGAACATGCACTGGGGCCATGTCTCCAGCGCCGACCTCGCACACTGGGAGCACCACCCCATCGCGCTCACCCCGACACCGGGCGGCCCGGACGAGGGTGGTTGCTGGTCGGGCTGTGTGGTGTCCGACGCGGGTGTCCCGACCGCCGTCTACACCGGCGTGGACCACGCACACACCGGGCTCGGCACCATCTGCCTGGCCCAGGCATCCCCCGACTCCCGGGAGTTGACGACCTGGCGCACGCTGCCCGAGCCGGTCGTCTCCGGACCGCCACCGGGCCTTGACGTGACGATGTTCCGCGACCCGTTCGTCTTCCGGCACGGCGGGCGCCGCTGGGCGGTGGTCGGCGCGGGCCACGCCGACGGCACACCATCGGTCCTCCTGTACGACTGCGACGACCTCAAGTCCTGGCGCTTCGCAGGGGTGTTGGTGGATGGGCACGATCCGGTGGCGGAGAAGGCGTTCGGCGACGGCGCGGTGGGCTGGGAGTGCCCTCAGCTGTTCGAGGGGGACGGCGGCGACTGGACGCTGGTGGTGTCGCTGTGGGACGGATCTCCGTTGTCGACCGGGTACCTGACGGGCCGTCTCACCACTGGACGCGACGGGGACTTGACCGGCTTCACTCCTCGCGTCGGCGGCCCGCTCGATCTGGGCAGGGACTGCTACGCACCGGCCGTGCTGCACGACACTGCAGCGGGCCGGAATCTGCTGTGGGGCTGGTCCTGGGAGGCTCGGGGACAGCGGGAGGTGGACGAGGCCGGCTGGTCCGGTGTCCTGACGGCGCCGCGGGTCGTCGGCACGCACCCCGACGGCACGGTACGCGTAAGACCAGCACCGGAGCTCCAACTCCTGCGCGCACGGACACCGTTCGTGACGGAGCAAGGTAGTCGTACGCCACTCCCTCTCGCGTACGACATCGAGGTCACCGCCGTCGCATCCACCACGATCACGCTGCTACGGGCCGCGTCGGGCGCGGAGCTGACGCTGACGCTCGACCCGGCGGCGGGCACGGCGACGCTGGACCGCACCGGCTGGCCCCGCGAACGGCCCGACGGCGCTGCATCGATCACGCTGACGTCAACTCCCGCCTCGCCAGCCGGACTTGACGTCCGCATCCTGGTCGACGGCTCCTTGCTCGAACTCTTCGTGGCGGACCGCGCGGTGGCGACAGAACGTATCTACACACGCCCGGACGACATTGCCGAGCTGACGGTCGCCGGAGAAGGCGCGAGGGTCACCGGCTGGGAAGTGACACCGCCGGGGCACGAGTGA
- a CDS encoding carbohydrate ABC transporter permease, translating into MKYGLSSWARITGLTVVALLTLGPVIWTVSTSLRTPAESFDLPPQLIPSAPTTEAYRQVFAEIDVWLYALNSTLVTALIAVGQMITAGLAGYAFARLEFRFKKPLFGLVLATMMVPLQVTIVPVFLVLKSMGLTDTLLGLIVPAWPTAFGTFLMRQYFLGMPKDLGEAAMIDGAGPWRIFRSVYAPLAAPGLAIVGVLAFNYHWNEFFRPLILETSTENFTLPLGLVSLQGNLGTGSVSVVLAGVVLSMIPAIAVFAVGQRPLREGITSAGVNR; encoded by the coding sequence ATGAAGTACGGCCTGTCCTCCTGGGCACGGATCACCGGCCTGACCGTGGTCGCGCTGCTCACCCTCGGCCCGGTGATCTGGACCGTGTCCACCTCGCTGCGGACCCCCGCCGAGTCCTTCGACCTGCCCCCGCAGCTCATTCCGTCCGCTCCGACGACCGAGGCGTACCGTCAGGTCTTCGCGGAGATCGACGTATGGCTGTACGCGCTCAACTCGACCCTGGTGACCGCGCTGATCGCGGTCGGCCAGATGATCACCGCGGGGCTCGCCGGATACGCCTTCGCGCGCCTCGAATTCCGGTTCAAGAAGCCGCTGTTCGGGCTCGTCCTCGCGACGATGATGGTGCCGTTGCAGGTCACGATCGTCCCGGTGTTCCTGGTCCTGAAGTCGATGGGCCTGACCGACACACTGCTCGGACTGATCGTCCCCGCCTGGCCCACCGCGTTCGGGACGTTCCTGATGCGGCAGTACTTCCTCGGCATGCCCAAGGATCTCGGTGAGGCGGCGATGATCGACGGTGCGGGACCCTGGCGGATCTTCCGCTCGGTGTACGCGCCGCTGGCCGCGCCCGGCCTGGCGATCGTGGGCGTCCTCGCCTTCAACTACCACTGGAACGAGTTCTTCCGCCCGCTGATCCTGGAGACGTCGACCGAGAACTTCACGCTGCCGCTCGGCCTGGTCTCGCTCCAGGGCAACCTCGGCACCGGATCCGTGTCCGTGGTTCTCGCGGGCGTCGTGCTCTCCATGATCCCCGCCATCGCCGTCTTCGCCGTCGGCCAGCGCCCGCTGCGCGAGGGCATCACATCCGCTGGAGTGAACCGTTGA